One genomic segment of Desulfovibrio sp. JC010 includes these proteins:
- a CDS encoding STAS domain-containing protein, whose protein sequence is MILSQERVGDFVILRVGENRVDATNSTALQEQVSGLVRDGECKFVIDLSSVLFMDSGGLAGLIPAVNGLPAGGCFLLTGLHPRVEQIFRLTKLDTIFDIYPSVDEALLS, encoded by the coding sequence ATGATTTTGTCTCAGGAAAGGGTCGGGGACTTTGTCATTCTGCGGGTTGGTGAAAACAGGGTTGATGCAACGAATTCAACAGCATTGCAGGAACAGGTTTCCGGTCTCGTCAGAGATGGGGAGTGCAAGTTTGTAATAGACCTTTCCTCTGTCCTTTTCATGGATTCCGGCGGGCTTGCCGGATTGATTCCGGCTGTGAACGGACTTCCTGCCGGGGGCTGTTTTTTACTGACCGGGCTGCATCCGCGTGTGGAGCAGATTTTCCGGCTTACCAAGCTCGATACCATTTTCGACATATATCCTTCCGTTGACGAGGCCCTGCTTTCCTGA
- a CDS encoding YajQ family cyclic di-GMP-binding protein yields MPSFDIVSQIDAQEVDNAVNNVLKEVDTRYDFRGVNTEINLNKKTNTISLVTGDEMKIKAVKDMMITHFTRRKVDPRSLDFGKFEPTSNGQLKQEVKLKEGIDKDTAKKIVKMIKGTKMKVQAAIQDDQVRVTGKKLDDLQAVMSLVREASELDMPFQFVNMKK; encoded by the coding sequence ATGCCGTCTTTTGATATTGTCAGCCAGATTGACGCACAGGAAGTCGATAACGCTGTGAACAATGTACTTAAAGAAGTTGATACCCGTTACGATTTTCGCGGGGTAAATACCGAGATCAACCTTAACAAAAAGACAAACACCATCAGCCTCGTGACCGGTGATGAGATGAAAATCAAGGCCGTTAAGGACATGATGATCACTCATTTTACCAGACGTAAGGTCGATCCCAGATCTCTTGATTTTGGAAAGTTTGAACCCACTTCAAACGGACAGCTCAAACAGGAAGTCAAACTTAAGGAAGGAATCGACAAGGATACCGCCAAGAAGATCGTAAAAATGATCAAGGGCACCAAAATGAAAGTGCAGGCGGCCATTCAGGATGATCAGGTCCGTGTTACCGGCAAAAAGCTGGATGACCTGCAGGCGGTAATGTCGCTGGTCAGGGAAGCCTCTGAACTCGACATGCCGTTCCAGTTCGTAAACATGAAAAAATAG
- the nhaB gene encoding sodium/proton antiporter NhaB has protein sequence MQSLAKTFVNTFLGHAPMWYKLAILAFLIINPIIMATVGPFVAGWVLIAEFIFTLTMALKCYPLPAGGLLAIEAVFIGLTSPEVIYHEAHHNFEVILLLIFMVAGIHFMKDFLQFTFTRILVNVRSKMLISLLFCFAGAFLSAFLDALTVTAVIIAVALGFYSVYHKYVSSGADAGSHSLDSDLHLKEKNREELKEFRGFLRNLMMHGAVGTALGGVCTLVGEPQNLLIGHEMGWHFIPFAVNVAPVTMPVFVVGMLTCLLVEQFKICGYGHTLPGNIRSFLFEEAMRQEEKQGQAGKVRLIIQAAIGVWLILALAFHLAAVGIVGLSIIVLLTAFTGVIEESRIGPAFEEALPFTALLVVFFAVVAVIHSQELFKPIISYVLSMQGQAQLMAYYVANGVLSAISDNVFVATVYISETKMHFVQLLNAIPGIGMSGQELMAKLTDPHGVRADVIATLPQAAAAQVQAAMTQFDKLAVAINTGTNIPSVATPNGQAAFLFLLTSALAPVIRLSYGRMVLLALPYTITMSIAGLLAVDWFL, from the coding sequence ATGCAATCATTAGCGAAAACTTTTGTGAATACCTTTCTGGGCCATGCCCCGATGTGGTACAAACTGGCTATTCTGGCCTTCCTGATCATCAACCCCATAATCATGGCAACCGTAGGGCCTTTCGTAGCGGGCTGGGTCCTAATCGCGGAATTTATCTTCACCCTGACCATGGCACTCAAGTGCTACCCTCTTCCGGCTGGCGGACTGCTGGCAATAGAAGCGGTATTCATCGGACTGACCAGTCCTGAGGTAATTTACCACGAAGCGCACCACAACTTTGAAGTTATCCTGCTGCTGATTTTCATGGTCGCAGGTATCCACTTCATGAAGGACTTCCTGCAGTTCACCTTCACCCGCATTCTGGTTAATGTGCGTTCCAAAATGCTCATCTCCCTGCTGTTCTGTTTTGCAGGTGCATTCCTTTCAGCATTCCTTGATGCGCTGACCGTTACCGCGGTTATCATCGCTGTAGCTCTCGGTTTCTACAGCGTTTACCATAAATATGTTTCCAGCGGCGCAGACGCAGGCTCCCACAGCCTTGATTCCGACCTGCACCTCAAAGAAAAAAACCGCGAAGAACTCAAAGAGTTCCGCGGCTTCCTGCGCAACCTGATGATGCACGGCGCGGTAGGTACCGCGCTCGGCGGCGTCTGCACCCTTGTCGGTGAGCCTCAGAACCTGCTCATCGGCCACGAAATGGGCTGGCATTTTATCCCCTTTGCAGTCAACGTAGCACCCGTCACCATGCCCGTATTCGTAGTCGGCATGCTGACCTGCCTGCTGGTGGAACAGTTCAAAATATGCGGATACGGACACACCCTGCCCGGCAACATCCGCTCCTTCCTTTTTGAAGAAGCCATGCGTCAGGAAGAAAAACAGGGACAGGCCGGTAAAGTAAGACTTATCATTCAGGCCGCCATCGGCGTCTGGCTGATTCTTGCTCTGGCATTCCACCTCGCCGCTGTCGGTATTGTCGGTCTTTCCATCATCGTACTCTTGACCGCTTTCACCGGAGTCATCGAAGAGAGCCGCATCGGCCCCGCATTTGAAGAGGCCCTGCCCTTTACCGCGCTGCTGGTCGTATTCTTCGCCGTTGTAGCAGTTATCCACTCTCAGGAACTGTTCAAGCCGATCATCTCATACGTACTCAGCATGCAGGGTCAGGCACAGCTCATGGCCTATTACGTTGCCAACGGCGTGCTCTCCGCAATCTCTGATAACGTATTCGTAGCAACTGTCTACATATCCGAAACCAAGATGCATTTCGTACAGCTGCTTAATGCCATCCCCGGTATCGGCATGAGCGGCCAGGAACTCATGGCCAAACTGACCGATCCCCACGGTGTGCGTGCCGACGTAATCGCGACCCTGCCTCAGGCTGCAGCCGCACAGGTTCAGGCTGCCATGACCCAGTTCGACAAGCTGGCCGTAGCCATCAACACCGGAACCAACATTCCTTCCGTTGCAACCCCCAACGGACAGGCTGCGTTCCTGTTCCTGCTGACCAGTGCCCTTGCTCCGGTCATCAGGCTTTCCTACGGCAGAATGGTTCTGCTGGCACTGCCCTACACCATAACCATGTCCATCGCAGGTCTGCTGGCAGTTGACTGGTTCTTGTAA
- a CDS encoding S-layer homology domain-containing protein, with protein sequence MKKYLIFLTGLLLILSLAGCGKKVKPMSIEDNPAHHYLMGMELIDQGMPEKAMGRFERAVALDDEFAPAIAGKALVYAMRAESESDEEYSAVDAERAIDQFDKAVREARRDRSHKFSVYVTGIRVYSHIATRGWLQRAEDLYADAKLMIKYVVEEDLPYYRQTEAVHYFMGEAYFKGGEFRKAEDVLGVVLSASPGKWHDKANALYNRAQKILRAMSNYTLTDVAKQIAVKEEVDRADVAALLVDELHLDRLFAGRIPVPGNNKKAEFTPADVVGHMFEPEIMTVLKWNVRGLEPTYDEQTRAYLFHPQKPMTRKELAFVLEDVLIKLTGDESMSTQHMGQKKSLYPDVEPTDAWYNAIVTVVNRNLMETDLSGAFRPDDNMDGADLILSLMRLRNIMNIY encoded by the coding sequence ATGAAAAAATATTTAATATTTCTAACGGGTCTGCTTTTGATTCTCTCCCTTGCCGGGTGCGGAAAAAAAGTGAAACCCATGTCCATTGAAGACAACCCGGCCCATCATTATCTGATGGGTATGGAGCTCATTGATCAGGGCATGCCTGAAAAGGCCATGGGCCGTTTTGAACGGGCTGTAGCCCTTGATGATGAATTCGCGCCCGCCATCGCAGGCAAGGCCCTTGTTTACGCCATGCGTGCCGAAAGCGAAAGCGATGAAGAGTACAGCGCAGTAGATGCTGAACGGGCCATTGACCAGTTTGACAAGGCCGTGCGTGAAGCAAGGCGTGACCGTTCCCATAAATTCAGTGTCTACGTGACCGGAATTCGGGTTTATTCCCACATAGCCACCCGCGGCTGGCTGCAGAGGGCGGAAGACCTCTACGCTGATGCTAAGCTGATGATCAAATATGTAGTGGAAGAGGACCTTCCTTACTACCGCCAGACCGAGGCCGTTCATTATTTCATGGGCGAAGCCTATTTTAAGGGCGGCGAATTCCGCAAAGCCGAAGATGTTCTCGGCGTGGTGCTTTCCGCCTCTCCGGGCAAGTGGCATGACAAGGCCAACGCCTTGTATAACCGGGCCCAGAAAATCCTGCGGGCCATGAGCAACTATACCCTGACCGATGTCGCCAAGCAGATTGCGGTCAAGGAAGAAGTGGACCGCGCCGATGTTGCCGCACTGCTGGTGGACGAACTCCATCTGGACAGGCTTTTTGCCGGACGTATTCCCGTGCCCGGAAACAACAAAAAGGCCGAGTTTACTCCTGCCGATGTCGTCGGGCATATGTTTGAGCCGGAAATCATGACCGTCCTTAAGTGGAATGTGCGCGGTCTTGAGCCGACCTATGATGAACAGACCCGCGCTTATCTCTTCCATCCCCAAAAGCCCATGACCCGCAAGGAGCTGGCTTTTGTGTTGGAAGATGTGCTCATCAAGCTGACCGGGGATGAATCCATGTCCACCCAGCATATGGGCCAGAAGAAGTCTCTCTACCCTGATGTGGAACCCACCGACGCATGGTACAACGCCATTGTCACCGTGGTTAATCGCAATCTCATGGAAACCGATCTGTCCGGTGCCTTCCGTCCTGACGACAACATGGACGGTGCGGATCTGATCCTTTCCCTGATGCGTCTGCGTAACATTATGAATATTTACTAA
- a CDS encoding AsmA-like C-terminal region-containing protein, producing MLHKKGILIGGTVAAIVLVGSLVLVSVNFVDAVQKTLSDMTQMGVVMEEITIHYDPLPSLEVTNLRVQSGMDTVSIPKLVIFPDLPSLLTGEIKLRHAILQGPDLKALAHREYRGGSSGALELPALFPDRIDVLSGKVQLTNSYQAEPLTVSASMEKESTGFAFNVRSASIAELGFKFSGRLDMVSTSPLKLNLQASECSIDPASFLGFLTGFGYMDNSTIPELAEAGKFQTTDLDFSVDSAAGTMDVKAGGLVLDSTSGKGLSLQMGQGGTFQVTLDEAQVDAGELYAMARKSERGRNATRSLCESAKLKSIKPTGTLIFKSVSLSSPPSSVANKGLSGKMTVSAKDLVLVLESLDGRKQELSISEIDADVELKDGKPKVSVRSFNVASATGGSCNMQASLAFPFDLKQARFKAEALDFALFDYIITCEAEKKNPLRTVFDTQLSHKETRISASGYFNTPRNNLSGYEAQLKSLSIRVPEKDDSEAGSSVGVAGAKEKFNFEYLLGQEISGKASIRRFYYNDWPFSDVAVFVHSGAERALVKASGKLFHLNLNADVVLTQDQLAAQCNVKGRGTSLPSLIACFAKDLSVSLRGKIYLNANLFMQGGDADGLVKSVRGEASAKIDDLHVFNLASLDPRLGFFIDLMDAVSANPEGGGQVLKFSTARLRAALSGKDLLINSFNLSGRQLQAWGGGTYSLADKHLQLEGEVRSVLGTVNSFNVDRKLKS from the coding sequence GTGTTGCACAAAAAGGGAATTCTCATTGGCGGGACTGTAGCGGCCATTGTTTTGGTCGGTTCTTTGGTGCTGGTCAGTGTTAATTTTGTGGACGCCGTACAAAAGACGCTTTCTGATATGACCCAAATGGGGGTCGTAATGGAAGAAATTACGATTCACTACGACCCCCTTCCTTCTTTGGAGGTGACCAATCTGCGTGTGCAGAGCGGTATGGATACCGTCAGTATCCCGAAGCTGGTCATCTTTCCCGATCTCCCCAGTCTGCTTACCGGGGAAATTAAACTTCGCCATGCTATTTTGCAGGGACCGGATCTGAAAGCCCTTGCCCACCGTGAGTATCGCGGGGGCAGCTCCGGTGCGCTTGAACTCCCGGCCCTGTTTCCCGATAGAATTGATGTGCTTTCCGGCAAGGTGCAGCTGACCAATTCCTATCAGGCTGAGCCGCTTACTGTTTCCGCCAGCATGGAGAAGGAAAGCACAGGGTTCGCCTTCAACGTGCGCAGTGCTTCCATTGCCGAGTTGGGATTTAAATTTTCCGGGCGGCTGGATATGGTTTCCACCTCTCCGCTGAAGCTCAATCTTCAGGCCAGCGAATGTTCCATTGATCCGGCTTCCTTTTTGGGATTTCTGACCGGGTTCGGCTACATGGATAATTCCACCATTCCCGAACTGGCCGAGGCCGGAAAATTTCAGACTACCGACCTTGATTTCAGTGTGGACAGCGCAGCCGGAACTATGGATGTGAAGGCCGGGGGGCTGGTTCTTGATTCCACCAGCGGTAAAGGTCTTTCCCTGCAAATGGGGCAGGGCGGAACTTTTCAGGTTACCCTTGATGAAGCACAGGTGGATGCCGGGGAGCTTTACGCCATGGCCCGGAAGAGCGAACGGGGCCGCAATGCCACCCGTTCCCTGTGCGAATCCGCCAAGCTGAAATCCATCAAACCCACGGGCACTTTGATATTCAAATCTGTTTCATTGTCCTCTCCGCCCAGTTCTGTGGCCAACAAGGGGCTTTCCGGCAAGATGACCGTCAGTGCCAAGGATCTGGTGCTGGTGCTGGAATCTTTGGACGGCAGGAAGCAGGAACTCAGTATTTCCGAAATCGATGCCGACGTTGAATTAAAAGACGGCAAGCCCAAAGTCTCCGTGCGCAGTTTCAATGTTGCTTCAGCCACAGGCGGTAGCTGCAACATGCAGGCATCGCTTGCTTTTCCCTTTGATTTGAAGCAGGCCCGGTTCAAGGCCGAGGCACTGGATTTTGCCCTCTTCGATTACATTATCACCTGCGAGGCTGAAAAAAAAAATCCTTTGCGGACTGTGTTTGATACCCAGCTGAGCCACAAGGAAACACGCATTTCAGCTTCCGGGTATTTCAATACCCCGCGCAACAATCTTTCCGGCTATGAAGCGCAACTGAAATCCCTCAGTATTCGCGTTCCTGAAAAAGATGACTCTGAAGCAGGTTCTTCTGTCGGAGTTGCCGGTGCAAAAGAGAAATTCAATTTTGAATATCTGCTGGGGCAGGAGATCAGCGGCAAGGCTTCCATTCGTCGATTTTATTACAATGATTGGCCTTTCAGCGATGTCGCTGTATTCGTTCATTCAGGAGCAGAGCGCGCCTTGGTAAAGGCCAGCGGGAAACTTTTTCACCTCAATCTCAATGCCGATGTGGTGCTGACACAGGACCAGCTGGCCGCCCAGTGTAATGTGAAAGGACGCGGTACCAGCCTGCCCAGTCTGATTGCCTGTTTTGCCAAGGACCTTTCTGTATCTCTGCGCGGAAAAATTTATCTCAATGCCAATCTGTTCATGCAGGGCGGGGATGCTGATGGGCTTGTAAAGTCCGTGCGCGGTGAGGCTTCCGCTAAAATTGACGACCTGCATGTATTCAATCTTGCCAGTCTTGATCCACGTCTGGGATTTTTCATTGATCTGATGGATGCGGTTTCTGCCAATCCTGAAGGCGGAGGACAGGTTTTGAAGTTCAGCACAGCGAGGTTGCGGGCGGCCTTAAGCGGTAAGGACCTGCTCATAAATTCTTTTAATCTCAGCGGACGGCAATTGCAGGCCTGGGGAGGGGGGACATATTCCCTTGCTGATAAGCACCTGCAACTGGAAGGCGAGGTCCGTTCCGTTCTCGGTACGGTCAATTCTTTTAACGTAGATAGAAAGTTGAAGTCTTAG
- a CDS encoding right-handed parallel beta-helix repeat-containing protein, giving the protein MINKHSSIIFLLLAGLLLSGCFGKRTTQAVQYAEEEAIPYKIAVLPAEYIKHAENSTEHKSVLVLDDDRVFVADISRAAITNQLAGKGFMPLQKDVVDNTLAELGRDEGWRKLSDVELCKLLGADGIVKTDIYSADMIKALAFDLFQLDAEVMMYNAAGTLVGKWRDSASKRRISVPTGVVGLAGTIVEEVFSDPIRRQMRMVVYDWAWNMAQVLPDCPKGPKLPEVIAVDTNVDNRLFGVGQKIAVRVDAEPGLKCSFDIGDFRKNIPLPQTAQGVYEGFYVVREGDKSANETLMVRMRKANGVDRLWPESGSLITLDGQLPPVVKTVEFQTGRDGIQLFWEVPAATDLDEFVIEKGAEPVGEYEVVSRTRTPEFVDPDVMQGNTVFYRVRIKDKAGNMSPLNGVTEVIMPQFDERELFGELSGVLVKGNYRIAFPVTVPEGVEFSIQFGTKIRFEDKGRIDVSGSFQALGEISSPVRLESNSTEGIKILPGGKAVLSQCEFSGFSKAVTAAGGYAELRSSSFSGGEYAVAVTKTGNYDFQGLRINDVRQGLLLSAGNGTVLRSSINNCTRGIVFSGGNAEIKDNNLFDNKINLLSSTKLVVSDNFFGTASRDHLNIKGDILVKSILDAPYPHGRRIILVDDQDITPEELEKKFAKLKEQGVSAFHSQHYGDAYQALNQALKMKDDRDVYLYLSYTLLALGDDLALSETMSEGISKFPYDVRLHQLYVRYLLNKGDLRQARQVLDKALLLSPADSNLLYMKDYLDHLAAPADSSVEPETAPEQKDDEKQVEAMPVKEKPEAENSGAVKPEDNKDEQ; this is encoded by the coding sequence ATGATTAACAAGCATAGTTCCATCATATTTTTATTGCTGGCTGGCCTGCTTCTCTCCGGTTGTTTCGGCAAGAGAACAACTCAGGCCGTGCAGTATGCAGAGGAAGAGGCTATTCCGTATAAAATCGCGGTTCTGCCTGCGGAATACATCAAGCATGCTGAGAATTCCACAGAACACAAATCCGTGCTTGTGCTTGATGATGACCGGGTGTTCGTAGCCGATATTTCCCGGGCAGCCATTACCAACCAACTGGCCGGGAAAGGTTTCATGCCCCTGCAAAAGGATGTGGTGGACAACACCCTTGCGGAATTGGGGCGCGATGAAGGCTGGCGTAAGCTCAGTGATGTGGAGTTGTGCAAGCTGCTGGGTGCTGACGGCATCGTCAAGACTGATATTTACAGCGCGGATATGATCAAAGCACTGGCCTTTGACCTTTTTCAGCTGGATGCGGAAGTGATGATGTATAACGCAGCAGGAACATTGGTGGGCAAATGGCGGGACAGTGCTTCCAAACGCCGTATTTCTGTTCCCACCGGGGTGGTCGGCCTTGCCGGAACCATAGTTGAGGAAGTTTTTTCCGATCCTATCAGGCGGCAGATGCGTATGGTGGTTTATGACTGGGCCTGGAATATGGCGCAGGTGCTGCCCGATTGTCCCAAGGGACCGAAGCTGCCCGAAGTTATCGCCGTGGATACCAACGTGGATAACCGGCTCTTCGGGGTAGGACAGAAGATTGCGGTGCGTGTTGATGCTGAACCGGGACTTAAGTGTTCTTTCGACATCGGTGATTTCAGGAAAAATATCCCGCTGCCCCAGACTGCGCAGGGCGTTTACGAAGGATTTTACGTGGTCCGCGAGGGCGATAAATCCGCAAACGAGACTTTGATGGTCCGCATGCGCAAGGCTAACGGCGTGGACAGGCTCTGGCCTGAATCCGGTTCTCTGATCACTCTCGACGGCCAATTGCCTCCGGTTGTTAAGACAGTAGAATTCCAGACCGGACGCGATGGTATTCAGCTGTTCTGGGAAGTTCCTGCTGCAACTGATCTGGATGAATTTGTAATCGAAAAGGGTGCCGAGCCGGTTGGCGAATATGAAGTGGTTTCCCGGACCCGTACTCCGGAATTTGTTGATCCCGACGTAATGCAGGGAAACACTGTGTTTTACCGGGTGCGCATTAAGGATAAGGCAGGAAACATGTCACCCTTGAACGGGGTGACTGAAGTTATCATGCCTCAGTTTGATGAACGTGAGCTTTTCGGCGAGCTTTCCGGTGTGCTGGTCAAAGGAAATTACCGCATTGCATTTCCGGTGACTGTGCCGGAAGGTGTGGAATTTTCCATTCAGTTCGGCACAAAGATCCGTTTTGAAGATAAGGGACGTATTGATGTCTCAGGTTCTTTTCAGGCCCTTGGTGAAATAAGTTCTCCGGTTCGGCTGGAATCAAATTCCACTGAGGGAATAAAGATCCTGCCCGGCGGCAAGGCAGTACTTTCCCAGTGCGAATTCAGCGGGTTCAGCAAGGCTGTTACCGCAGCCGGGGGATATGCGGAACTGCGCTCTTCTTCGTTCAGCGGCGGTGAGTATGCTGTGGCGGTTACAAAAACGGGTAACTATGATTTTCAGGGTTTGCGTATAAATGATGTCCGGCAGGGCTTGCTGCTCAGTGCCGGAAACGGAACTGTGCTGCGCTCCAGCATCAATAATTGCACGCGGGGGATTGTCTTTAGCGGTGGCAATGCCGAAATCAAGGACAACAACCTTTTTGATAATAAAATCAATTTGCTGTCTTCTACAAAACTGGTGGTCAGCGATAATTTTTTCGGGACAGCCTCAAGGGATCATTTGAATATCAAAGGTGATATTCTGGTCAAATCCATTCTGGATGCCCCCTACCCGCACGGGCGCAGGATAATTCTGGTGGACGATCAGGACATCACGCCGGAAGAGCTGGAAAAGAAATTTGCGAAGCTTAAGGAACAGGGCGTCAGTGCTTTTCACAGCCAGCATTACGGGGATGCCTATCAGGCTTTGAATCAGGCCCTTAAGATGAAAGATGACCGGGATGTTTATCTCTATCTTTCTTACACCCTGCTTGCTTTGGGGGATGACCTTGCTTTGTCCGAAACCATGAGCGAGGGCATTTCAAAATTCCCTTATGATGTGCGTCTGCACCAGCTTTATGTACGCTACCTGCTGAACAAGGGTGACCTCAGGCAGGCCCGGCAGGTTCTTGATAAAGCTCTTTTGCTCAGTCCGGCGGACAGCAATCTGCTTTACATGAAGGACTATCTTGATCATCTCGCAGCTCCCGCTGACTCTTCCGTAGAGCCGGAAACGGCACCGGAGCAGAAAGATGACGAAAAGCAGGTTGAAGCCATGCCTGTAAAAGAAAAGCCGGAAGCGGAAAATTCTGGTGCAGTAAAACCGGAGGACAATAAAGATGAACAATAA
- a CDS encoding YciI family protein, with amino-acid sequence MYILNLNYIKPLEDIDSLLDEHIEYLEKYYSEGIFITSGRKIPRTGGVILANNISLEKLDEIINEDPFKREGVAEYEIIHFTPTMMADGYEILKDTPE; translated from the coding sequence ATGTACATACTTAATTTAAATTATATCAAGCCCTTGGAAGACATTGATTCTTTGCTGGATGAACACATAGAATATCTGGAAAAATACTATAGCGAAGGAATTTTCATTACATCAGGCCGGAAAATTCCACGCACAGGAGGAGTTATTCTTGCGAATAACATTAGTCTGGAAAAGCTGGATGAAATCATCAATGAAGACCCTTTCAAGCGCGAAGGAGTTGCCGAATATGAAATCATCCATTTTACGCCCACAATGATGGCTGACGGCTATGAAATTTTAAAAGATACTCCAGAATAG
- a CDS encoding EAL domain-containing protein, with protein sequence MWLDSINLKMDRVASLTFFRVLKRSQLQIFPLIVVGAVFLCILNLPLQNFSVIISDPLRTVLEDIVNGTYGVAALVLLCSMSYNFGVMHNKNGSGEYASPNLFVVIALSCFFILHGDINFATFSEIASLGKGIAQAFFVASLSSYLLHKFIELRLRVPVSGAGYDLFSREVLALIPACVAVILIFALLKKLMLMAGFTNFHELKQHLILLAVNFTDSEFLNGLLYTVSSQLLWFFGAHGPNTLSFFDSALFAKNMDFNMAAIHAGSVPPHILTKGFLDCFTMVGGSGLTLSLIIAILLKGSDSGVRRISMFALLVCIFNVNEPLLFGIPLILNPIYAIPFILTPVLTYCIAYAVTLAGLVPVITNAVHWTTPALLNVYQATGSWSGVLLQLFVLAVGVGAYMPFVVIFDRVVKKQYEQGMSEVLTAARRTGEYNGYKCLGLPGFEGFVARSLAHDLVNAIRHEEQLYMVYQPQVDVEAGRIIGAEALLRWKHPSYGHISPEVVVALAEDMNCIDQLSYFVLRESCSQLSVWHERFGKDFFVSVNFTPSLFADEKLDEKVISCLRAAQVPANCLEIEITESIAMTSSDRELENLNRLRERGVCISIDDFGMGHTSLRYLRELPIDKVKIDRSLTFGSLNDVNKHIVSSILELCRNINMKVVVEGVEEPEQLEQLREMGGSCFQGYYFSRPLPGEECMCFMGNWGCGKFDQLQTYSPKELGWI encoded by the coding sequence ATGTGGTTGGATTCTATAAATTTGAAAATGGACCGGGTCGCTTCACTGACTTTTTTCAGGGTCTTGAAGCGAAGCCAGTTGCAGATATTCCCCCTGATTGTTGTCGGGGCTGTTTTTCTTTGTATCCTTAATCTGCCCCTTCAGAATTTTTCCGTCATCATCTCCGACCCTCTAAGAACGGTTCTGGAGGATATAGTAAACGGCACATACGGTGTTGCTGCATTGGTTCTTTTGTGCAGTATGAGTTATAATTTCGGGGTCATGCACAATAAAAACGGGTCCGGAGAGTATGCCAGTCCGAACCTTTTTGTGGTTATCGCCTTATCCTGCTTTTTTATTCTGCACGGTGATATCAACTTTGCAACTTTCAGTGAAATAGCCTCCTTGGGTAAAGGGATTGCTCAGGCTTTTTTTGTTGCCTCCCTTTCCAGCTATCTACTTCATAAATTTATTGAGCTACGCTTGCGTGTGCCCGTCTCAGGGGCCGGATACGATCTTTTTTCACGGGAGGTTCTGGCTCTTATCCCGGCCTGTGTGGCCGTGATTCTGATTTTTGCCCTGCTCAAGAAATTGATGCTTATGGCAGGGTTCACCAATTTTCATGAATTAAAACAGCATCTGATTCTTCTGGCAGTTAATTTTACAGATTCGGAGTTTTTGAACGGCCTGTTATATACTGTCAGCTCGCAGTTGTTATGGTTTTTCGGGGCTCATGGTCCAAATACCCTGTCTTTTTTTGATAGTGCTCTTTTTGCTAAAAATATGGATTTCAATATGGCGGCCATCCATGCCGGGAGTGTTCCACCGCACATATTGACCAAAGGGTTTCTCGATTGCTTCACCATGGTCGGGGGATCGGGGCTGACCTTAAGCCTGATCATTGCTATTCTGCTGAAAGGAAGTGATTCTGGTGTCAGAAGAATTTCCATGTTTGCTCTGCTGGTTTGTATTTTTAATGTGAATGAGCCTCTGCTTTTCGGTATCCCGCTGATCCTTAATCCCATTTACGCAATTCCGTTTATCCTTACCCCGGTGCTGACTTACTGCATTGCCTACGCTGTGACCTTGGCCGGGCTTGTCCCTGTGATTACCAATGCGGTGCATTGGACAACTCCTGCGCTTTTAAATGTGTACCAGGCTACAGGATCATGGTCAGGTGTGTTGTTGCAGCTTTTTGTTCTTGCTGTCGGTGTGGGAGCATATATGCCGTTTGTGGTTATTTTCGACCGGGTGGTAAAAAAGCAGTATGAGCAGGGTATGAGCGAGGTCCTTACAGCGGCGCGCAGGACTGGGGAGTACAATGGTTACAAATGCCTTGGGCTTCCCGGTTTCGAAGGTTTTGTTGCCCGTTCTTTAGCCCATGATCTTGTCAATGCTATCAGGCATGAAGAGCAGCTTTACATGGTCTATCAGCCTCAGGTGGATGTTGAGGCCGGGAGAATCATCGGTGCCGAAGCCCTTCTGCGCTGGAAACACCCTTCGTACGGGCATATCTCCCCGGAGGTAGTTGTTGCTCTTGCTGAGGATATGAACTGCATTGACCAGTTGAGTTATTTTGTTCTCAGGGAATCATGTTCGCAGCTAAGCGTCTGGCATGAGCGGTTTGGCAAGGATTTTTTTGTTTCAGTCAACTTTACGCCTTCCCTTTTTGCTGATGAGAAGCTTGACGAAAAAGTTATCAGCTGCCTGCGTGCAGCACAGGTCCCGGCAAATTGCCTTGAAATTGAAATTACGGAATCAATCGCCATGACTTCCAGTGACCGTGAGCTTGAAAATCTGAATAGACTTCGCGAGCGGGGCGTATGTATTTCTATTGATGATTTCGGTATGGGCCATACTTCGCTGCGTTATCTGCGAGAGCTTCCCATTGATAAGGTCAAGATTGACCGCTCCCTGACCTTTGGTTCCCTCAATGATGTGAATAAGCATATTGTCTCCAGTATTCTGGAGTTGTGCCGGAACATTAATATGAAAGTCGTTGTCGAGGGAGTGGAAGAGCCTGAGCAGCTGGAACAGTTGCGGGAAATGGGAGGATCTTGTTTTCAGGGATATTATTTCAGCAGGCCGTTGCCCGGAGAAGAGTGCATGTGCTTTATGGGAAATTGGGGCTGCGGGAAATTCGATCAGCTTCAAACATATTCACCAAAAGAACTGGGATGGATATGA